Sequence from the Prunus persica cultivar Lovell chromosome G5, Prunus_persica_NCBIv2, whole genome shotgun sequence genome:
CAAATTAtagaacaccaaaaaaaagacagcatataaaaatttaatatattataaacgtatagccgcgtggctatacttttaaaatattcatatatttaattaattactatttattaagtaatttatgaaatcagtaaaatattgaaatactaattattcattaaagaaataataattgaaacataattcctaattaaattaattataaaaaaactaagatattacttaaaatatttgaatatatttaaagagtacagccgcacggctatactttatttaaaatatttgtataaatttaaaaactaaagccgcgcggctataccgtttaaacattaatatattttataagtATCTTATGAAAGCAGCAGCCTATTGAGAAAGTCTTAAAACTAGAAAAGCACCCCTAAGAAAGTCTTAAACAGAAACTCCAACTTGAGGATTGGTTGTGGCATCAAACACCACAAAGCAAATGATTTCGAAACAACCCATAGCATAACAAACTGACTCATATTTGTGGAAGGATGGGCAAGAGCATCCTTCTTCATTATCTATTGTATCTTTTGTTACAGACATCAAAGCATTTCAATTATATAAGATAAAAATGAAAGCGATCTTAGCAATAAGGTCGTTCTATGCAATCCTTGGGTGATGTAAAGGCACTAACACGCATCAAACAAGTTCAATAATCAGCAAATGTCAATTTATCGTGTCTATCATAAAACACAAAAGACTTTATTAGAACCTTAGAAGTAAAAATCATCGGTCATAAGATCTAATGTGAATTTTATGCTTCTCATATACATAATAAGTAGCTCATTAACTAACTACGCAAATAGAGCTCATTGCCTAAGTTCATGCAATCACATATGTTACATGAACTTGGGTATGGGAGTTAGACGAGGGTTGATGCCCAAGTATGTCATGGTTTGTCTTTCTTCGAAGGTCTTCTATGCGTCTGTAATTCCTAGTGCCCCTTACCACTTACCTGTGTCATGTCTTTTTAACTTGACACGGGTATAAGCCCTCTTCACGAGCTCACCCAACCCAACAAGTAGAACCTAGAGGAGGTTCCTTTTAACATCCTCCTGGGCTCAAACGAGCACAACGAAACATAGACAAAGTCAAAGCCATTATATAAAgccaatataaatataaaaagcccaaaaagCAACCTCAGTTTTCAGCTCTTCTTTTATGATATTGAAGGAAAATATTTCTTTCCTTATTAGGTAGAAGTTGTATATTTATGTAAATATCAGTACGATTGTGTATAagtgtttctttttgtgtttttttatgaattatttttacatatgtGTTAAACTATGATTTACATGAAAGATGAGTACTTCTTTACCGGGAAGGAGGCAAGTAATATCCCATATTAAAGGAACTCCTTAAGATTGAGGAGCAACTCTTCCTTACAATCAATGTTGTTTTGTCACgtgttaaattattttaatattctattttctttttcgttgAAACTTTGTCAATGTTATTAGAATTTGACAAGTGCCAAAACCGCATTGGTTTTAAAGAGAGTTTTAAGGAGGAGCTCCTCCTCAATTTTAAAGAGTCAAGTCGTGCTCCATATTAAATTGGTTACTGCTTAGTTTAGGAAAAAACTTAACACTTTAAAATTGAGGAAGAGCTCCTCCTCACAACAAATGGAGTTTTGACACTTATCAAGTTCCttgaactttattttcttttgaatttgtttaactttattttcttttcaaattttacaagTGTTATTATCTCATTTGTTGTGAATCCTCCTCAGTTTTTTAAGAAGCCAAGCCATGTTTGTTTAAAGAAACCATCCCATATATAATGTTTTATGtttctattttatatatatacatagaggcgcattttaaaaataagaaatgaaattcacacgagaataataataataataatcaaccTCAAAACTCTTGTATACAAGAAGCTCCCTTGGAGTATAAATGGAGGAGCAATCTAATTGGAGCAACAATAATAACTAGGTTGTTTAGTAGCCGTAACTTCATGGTCATCAATGTGGATGGTTTGCTTTGCAGCATGAAGACTTGGACTTGGAATGGTTTCATCCAGTTtagcttccaaaattttcTGGCTTGTGATTTGATGAATCTTAGAAATCATATCCAAAAACACTCGCTCAACATTCACATTCTCTAAAGCAGAGGTTTCCATGAAACACAGGCCCTCCGTCTCTGCAAAATTTTTGCCTTCTTCCTCGCTAACCTCTCTAGAGTGACTCAAATCCGATTTGTTACCAGCAAGAACAATAACCATGTCGGAATTACCATATTCACGAAGCTCCCACAACCATTTACTCACATTTTCGAATGATAGTTTCCGGGTTATGTCATACACTAGGATGGCACCAAGCGCCCCACGATAATATGAACTAGTGATTGCTCTAAATCTGCGTGCGTCAAAAGCTATGTAACATTAATATTCAATACAATAAGAGCATCTATATAATTATACCATGcactttgattttttcttatttgacaCTACAGTACTCATGATGATGTTGCAAATTTGGTGGTTTATAGTT
This genomic interval carries:
- the LOC18777133 gene encoding ras-related protein RABA6a, producing MLMADSIDEECDYLFKAVLIGDSGVGKSNLLSRFSKDEFRLDSKPTIGVEFAYRNIKVGDKLIKAQIWDTAGQERFRAITSSYYRGALGAILVYDITRKLSFENVSKWLWELREYGNSDMVIVLAGNKSDLSHSREVSEEEGKNFAETEGLCFMETSALENVNVERVFLDMISKIHQITSQKILEAKLDETIPSPSLHAAKQTIHIDDHEVTATKQPSYYCCSN